A stretch of DNA from Synechococcus sp. PROS-9-1:
TCAGCGACTCGGCGATTTCGATTCAGCCGGTCTTTGCGCAGTGGATTCAGGGCATCCATGCAGGAGCCGCAGGCAGCACCGCTCCAAACGCACTAGCTGGTGTGAGTGAGGTGTTCAACGGCTCCACAATTGCCGTTGGTGGCAAGGTTGCTGCAGCAGCGATTCCTCTGGGGACCGCTGACTTCATGGTGCACCACATCCACGCATTCACGATTCACGTGACTGTGTTGATCCTTCTCAAAGGTGTGCTCTATGCCCGTAGCTCCCGCCTTGTTCCAGATAAAGCAAACCTGGGCTTCCGCTTCCCTTGTGACGGACCCGGCCGAGGTGGCACCTGTCAGGTGTCTGCTTGGGACCATGTGTTCCTAGGCCTTTTCTGGATGTACAACTCCCTGTCCATCGTGATTTTCCACTTCAGCTGGAAGATGCAAAGCGATGTTTGGGGAACCGTGAATGCTGATGGCAGTGTCCAACACATCACGAATGGCAATTTCGCCAACAGTGCAATCACCATTAATGGCTGGCTGCGTGACTACCTGTGGGCCCAGGCCGCGCAGGTGGTCAACAGCTACGGCTCGAGCACCAGTGCCTATGGCCTGATGTTCCTTGGTGCTCACTTTGTCTGGGCCTTCAGCTTGATGTTCTTGTTCAGTGGCCGCGGCTATTGGCAGGAACTGATTGAGTCCATCGTTTGGGCTCACAACAAGCTGAAGGTGGCACCTGCCATCCAGCCCCGTGCACTGTCCATCACCCAGGGCCGTGCCGTGGGTGTCGCTCATTACCTCTTGGGCGGCATCGCGACCACATGGGCCTTCTTCCACGCCCACATCCTTGTGGTCGGCTGACCTCACTGACCTTTCCCTCTAATGGCAACGAAATTTCCTTCGTTTAGCCAGGGTCTGGCACAGGACCCGACAACCCGCCGCATCTGGTACGGGATCGCCACGGCTCACGACTTCGAGAGCCATGACGGAATGACGGAGGAGAAGCTTTACCAAAAGCTCTTCTCCACCCATTTCGGGCATCTCGCGATCATCGGCCTTTGGGTTTCGGGAAACCTGTTCCATATCGCCTGGCAGGGCAACTTCGAGCAGTGGGTCTCCGACCCACTGAACGTGCGCCCAATCGCTCATGCAATTTGGGATCCCCACTTTGGTCAAGGCGCTATTGATGCCTTCACTCAAGCGGGTGCATCCTCCCCAGTGAATATTGCCTACTCAGGCCTTTATCACTGGTTTTACACCATCGGCATGACCACGAATGCCGAGCTGTATCAGGGTTCCATCTTCATGATGATCCTGTCGGCTTGGGCTCTGTTCGCTGGTTGGCTGCATTTGCAGCCCAAGTTCCGTCCTTCCCTTGCTTGGTTCAAAAACGCGGAATCCCGCCTGAACCATCACCTTGCAGTCCTGTTTGGATTCAGCTCAATCGCTTGGACCGGTCACCTGGTTCACGTGGCGATTCCTGAGTCCCGTGGTCAGCACGTTGGTTGGGACAACTTCCTTAGCGTGATGCCTCACCCAGCTGGTCTGGGTCCATTCTTCACCGGTAATTGGGGCGTGTATGCCCAAAATCCTGACACCACAGGTCAGATTTTTGGTTCCGCTGAAGGATCAGGCACTGCGATCCTGACATTCCTCGGTGGCTTCCACCCTCAGACCGAAGCCCTCTGGCTTACAGACATCGCCCACCATCATTTGGCCATTGGCGTGATCTTCGTGATCGCCGGCCACATGTATCGGACGAACTTCGGTATCGGTCACTCGATCCGCGAGATCCTTGAAGCGCACAACCCACCAACCGGGACACCCGGAAACCTGGGCGCTGGCCACAAAGGTCTCTACGACACCATCAACAACAGCCTGCACTTCCAGCTTGGTCTTGCTCTAGCCTCTTTGGGCGTGATCACCAGCCTGGTGGCACAGCACATGTATGCAATGCCGTCGTATGCCTTCATCGCGAAGGACTACACAACTCAGGCTGCGCTCTACACCCACCACCAGTACATCGCCATCGCCTTGATGTGTGGTGCCTTTGCTCACGGTGCGATCTTCTTTATTCGCGACTACGACCCCGAAGCCAACAAGGACAACGTCCTGGCTCGGATGCTCGAGCACAAAGAAGCCATCATCAGTCACCTGAGCTGGGTCTCCCTTTTCCTGGGCTTCCACACCCTCGGCCTCTACGTCCATAACGACGTGGTTGTGGCCTTTGGAACCCCTGAGAAGCAGATCTTGGTTGAGCCTGTCTTTGCACAGTTCGTCCAGGCTGCTTCCGGTAAAGCGATTTACGGCTTCGATGTTCTCCTAGCGAACGCTGGTGGTGCTGCTGCCAATGCCAACGCTGCCTACATGGGCGGTTGGATGGATGCCATCAACGGTGTTCGTGGAAGCAATGACTTGTTCCTGCCGATTGGCCCTGGTGACTTCCTTGTTCACCACGCCATCGCTCTAGGTCTCCACACCACCACCCTGATCCTTGTGAAGGGTGCTCTGGATGCACGTGGATCCAAGTTGATGCCTGACAAGAAGGACTTCGGTTACTCCTTCCCCTGCGACGGCCCTGGCCGTGGCGGTACCTGTGACATCTCTGCCTGGGACGCTTTCTATCTAGCTGTCTTCTGGGCTCTGAACACAGTGGGTTGGGTCACCTTCTACTGGCATTGGAAGCACCTTGCGATTTGGCAGGGCAATGTGGCTCAGTTCAACGAGTCCAGCACCTATCTCATGGGCTGGTTCCGCGACTACCTCTGGCTGAACAGTTCACAGCTGATCAATGGCTACAACCCATTTGGCAGCAACAACCTGGCTGTTTGGTCTTGGATGTTCTTGTTCGGTCACCTGGTTTGGGCGACAGGATTCATGTTCCTGATCTCCTGGCGCGGTTACTGGCAGGAGCTCATTGAGACCATCGTTTGGGCTCATGAGCGCAGTCCTATCGCCAACATGATGGGCTGGCGTGATAAGCCGGTGGCTCTCTCCATCGTTCAGGCACGTGTTGTTGGTCTTGCTCACTTCACGGTTGGTTACGTGCTCACGTACGGAGCCTTCCTGATTGCATCCACATCGGGCAAATTTGGCTGATTCAGTCCAAACCTCTGCCTGATTAACGAGCCGTTTCTCAGTGATTTACCCGTCCGGTCATCCGGGCGGGTTTTTTATGTGAATCGATCATCCTGCTGCCAGAACATCAGAAAAACCATCAAGCCCAACAACAGTCTTGGCTTTGTGCATTGTTTCCTACTGATCTCTGCTGCTGTTGGGGCGTTTTTGTTTAATTGCCGCCGCTAAAGGCGATGTCCAGCGTGCGCAGATAGGTGTGTAGACCGGCATCTTGGATCGGCAGCACGTAGGCATCAGCTCCCGACTCGTTGTGGTGAGAATGCCAATAGCCAGGTGGTGTCACGAAGGCCGCTCCCGGGGCCCAATCTTCGCGATGCCCATTAACAATCATCCCGTTGGCATCGAGCTTTGTGCCGATCATGGTGTAGCAGCCGGGTTGGCAATCAACAGCGAAATCAAGCGCGATCGATTGGTGGCGGTGGGGGCGCTGGATCTGGCCAGCAGGCAAGATCCCGAGCATGGCCCAGAGCGTATGGGTGATCGTGCGCGTTTGTGGGAACTTGCTGTTGCCCAACAAAACGCTGACTCGGTTGGCGCGAGCACCGTTGGGGCTGTTCGCAATCGCTTCTAGATGTCGTTTGCTGTCTCGATGGCTGTAGAAGCTTGGCTCAAAGCGAGCTTGAGCTGGCTCGACTCCGAGGTAACGGAGGAGCGGTGCATCATGCACCCAATACAGACCTGCTTTTTTGTTGGTGGTGTGAATCGCGTCGCCACCGGCAGGCAGCACCAATATGTCTCCTTTCGACCACTGGAACGTTTGCCCACAGGCTTGCGTCTCTCCTTCTCCATTCGTGATGAAAAACAGCTGACTTGTCGCAACAGCACTGGTGCGTTGCTCGCCACGGTCGAGGCGCACAAAATTGGCGCAAAGGGAGGGACCGGTGGCTGGGCCAGAGCAGCCCATCTGTTCACTCAGATCTAAAGGAAGAACATCAGATCCGGTTTGATCGAAAAAATCTGGCGAAAACGAGCAATAGGGAACTGATGCAATCAGGCCATTTTGTTGAGGGTTTGCAGCGGCGCGGTAATCAAAAAAACGGACTTGCTCTGATGAGGCCTGATGCAATGTGGGAGATATCAAGGAGCCGGCCTCAACGAGACGCATACCCTATCGATCAATGAAGTTTGGATTGTATGGGTTTTGTCTTTCTTGGAAGCCTGCCTTAAGCCGGCTGCACAACAGCACTGCATGGAATTAGAGGTTGGCTCAGGCGAAGGGTGAAACCAGCTCGAGGCGTTTTCTATCCCAAAGGATGAGAGAGAAGCAATCGCCAACCTGAGACAAATAAAGCCTGTGAACGTTATCTACTAGGTGAATATTTGTTTCATGACATTCTTTTAGTCGATAGTTTGGAATGCGTTCGGAAAGATGATGAATATGGTGATAAGCGATATCGGCTGTAAACCAATTCAAGACTGCGGGCATTTGAAGGAAGGAGGATCCAGATAAAGCACCTCGGAAATAACTCCAATTGTCTTCATTGCTTGTATAGGATTCAGGGAAATTATGTTGGATGAAAAAGACGGCAATCATCACAGCTGCACTGCAGCTCATCACCAAGGCATAAAGAATCCAGAAGTGTGCGTAGCCAATAGAGCTCCCAACCCACCACCATAAAATTCCTACGGCTACTGTATTGGCGATCATGTCTATACATTCTCCACTGGTGTAAAAGAAGCTAGATTTGTAATTCAAGCAAACTTTTTTGGGTGATATCCAGGAACCGGTCTTCACCATCTTTATGGCACTTTTTATGGAATGACCAATGAATTCAAAGAAGCTTAAAAGTAAGGCAAGTCTTGGCTTGATGATCAGATAAAAGAATCCACCCGGGAACAGCAGCAATGGATGGCGCAAGATGCGATAGAGCCATTGCGAACGTGGAGATCGCGCTTCGTATTGCTCGCGTGTGATCAGAGCGGATGGTCCGCGATAGCGGTCCCAATTTCCATTGTGTTTGTGATGGAAGGCGTGTCCTCGTGACCAGGGATGTTGTGGCATGCCGTGAATCAAACTCAACCCGAAGGCAGCAATTCGATTCGAGCGCTTGGAACTGAACAGACTTTGATGTCCGCAGTCATGCATCAGGGAGAAGCTGCGACTGAGCAGCAACACCATCAACACCAAGAGCAAGGGTGTCAACACGATGGCTGTGACGTTGAACGATGTTGTCACTGCAGACATCGCAATTGCCACCGCGATGATCGGAATCACGGTGTTCAGGATCTGCCAGCTGGCGATACGGTCATCACTGGCCATAAAGGGAGCGAGTTTGAAGTCGATCCGTTTGGGGTAATTGTCAGCCGCCATGTCTTGGCCAATCGTCTTAGCGGTCGTTGTCATGCAGCTTCCACGTGGGGTGCCGCGATGGGCTTGGTGTGTGAACCTATCTCTTTTTTGCTTCAACCGGTTTTTCAATTGCCTGGTAAGCGCTGAATTTGAGCCCTCTCCCTCCAGCCTTTGAGGCTTAAATAAACGGCTGGAACAACAAATAAAGAGAGCAGTGTGGAGACCAGTAAGCCGCTAAAGACAACGGTGCCAATGCTGATGCGACTTGCTGAGCCTGTCCCACTGGCCAGCAGCAAGGGCAGAAATCCAGCCAATGAGGTAATCGCTGTCAAAACAATTGGACGCATGCGCTCTTCCGCGGCGTCGGTGATGGCCTCTCGAAGAGGAAGGCCTGCACGGAGCCTCTGATTGGCAAATTCCACAATCAGAATTCCATTCTTTGCTGCCAAGCTCACGAGCACGAGAAGGCCCATCTGGCCGTAAACGTCTAGCGGTAGCCCACGCAGTTTGATTCCGATCAGCGCACCGAGCAGTGCCAGAGGCACTGTCAGCAAAATCACAAGGGGGTCGAGAAAGCTCTCATACAGACCAGCGAGTAACAAAAAGACCACCACCACGCTCAAACCAAAGAAGGCCCAAGTGACACCTTCCGCCAACCGTTCTTCCTCCGCCAGGCCAGTAAAGGTAAGCCCGATGTTGCCCCCTCCAATTTGTTCGCCTGCTGCCTCGAGGATGTTGATGGCTTGCCCACTACTCGTTCCTTGACTTGGCACGGCAC
This window harbors:
- the psaB gene encoding photosystem I core protein PsaB, with the translated sequence MATKFPSFSQGLAQDPTTRRIWYGIATAHDFESHDGMTEEKLYQKLFSTHFGHLAIIGLWVSGNLFHIAWQGNFEQWVSDPLNVRPIAHAIWDPHFGQGAIDAFTQAGASSPVNIAYSGLYHWFYTIGMTTNAELYQGSIFMMILSAWALFAGWLHLQPKFRPSLAWFKNAESRLNHHLAVLFGFSSIAWTGHLVHVAIPESRGQHVGWDNFLSVMPHPAGLGPFFTGNWGVYAQNPDTTGQIFGSAEGSGTAILTFLGGFHPQTEALWLTDIAHHHLAIGVIFVIAGHMYRTNFGIGHSIREILEAHNPPTGTPGNLGAGHKGLYDTINNSLHFQLGLALASLGVITSLVAQHMYAMPSYAFIAKDYTTQAALYTHHQYIAIALMCGAFAHGAIFFIRDYDPEANKDNVLARMLEHKEAIISHLSWVSLFLGFHTLGLYVHNDVVVAFGTPEKQILVEPVFAQFVQAASGKAIYGFDVLLANAGGAAANANAAYMGGWMDAINGVRGSNDLFLPIGPGDFLVHHAIALGLHTTTLILVKGALDARGSKLMPDKKDFGYSFPCDGPGRGGTCDISAWDAFYLAVFWALNTVGWVTFYWHWKHLAIWQGNVAQFNESSTYLMGWFRDYLWLNSSQLINGYNPFGSNNLAVWSWMFLFGHLVWATGFMFLISWRGYWQELIETIVWAHERSPIANMMGWRDKPVALSIVQARVVGLAHFTVGYVLTYGAFLIASTSGKFG
- a CDS encoding cupin; its protein translation is MRLVEAGSLISPTLHQASSEQVRFFDYRAAANPQQNGLIASVPYCSFSPDFFDQTGSDVLPLDLSEQMGCSGPATGPSLCANFVRLDRGEQRTSAVATSQLFFITNGEGETQACGQTFQWSKGDILVLPAGGDAIHTTNKKAGLYWVHDAPLLRYLGVEPAQARFEPSFYSHRDSKRHLEAIANSPNGARANRVSVLLGNSKFPQTRTITHTLWAMLGILPAGQIQRPHRHQSIALDFAVDCQPGCYTMIGTKLDANGMIVNGHREDWAPGAAFVTPPGYWHSHHNESGADAYVLPIQDAGLHTYLRTLDIAFSGGN
- a CDS encoding fatty acid desaturase; its protein translation is MAADNYPKRIDFKLAPFMASDDRIASWQILNTVIPIIAVAIAMSAVTTSFNVTAIVLTPLLLVLMVLLLSRSFSLMHDCGHQSLFSSKRSNRIAAFGLSLIHGMPQHPWSRGHAFHHKHNGNWDRYRGPSALITREQYEARSPRSQWLYRILRHPLLLFPGGFFYLIIKPRLALLLSFFEFIGHSIKSAIKMVKTGSWISPKKVCLNYKSSFFYTSGECIDMIANTVAVGILWWWVGSSIGYAHFWILYALVMSCSAAVMIAVFFIQHNFPESYTSNEDNWSYFRGALSGSSFLQMPAVLNWFTADIAYHHIHHLSERIPNYRLKECHETNIHLVDNVHRLYLSQVGDCFSLILWDRKRLELVSPFA